A window of Dehalogenimonas sp. WBC-2 genomic DNA:
AGTGTTTGCTCTGGCTATAGGCGGACTGGTACTATGGATGAGGTTTTCACGACGGCATAAGCCGGGCTGAGAATATATTCCGAAACATAACAGACCGGGTGATTTTGTGCCTGTTGGGGGCAACCATCTGCGTAGCTTGGAGAAATAGCGTTTGCCGACTGAACAAACCAAATCAATGACTGCTCCCGTACAGGTTTGGGAAACAGCACTTGGAGAGTTAGAGTGTTCTCTAAGCCGTCCCAATTTCCGTACCTGGTATTCCCGTACGGTCGGTCTGAGTTATGAGAATGGCTGCTTTGCCATTGGCGTGCCGAACGCTTTTGTGGCTGAATATCTGGAAAATAACCAGCGTTCAGTAATAGAAAAGACCCTCATTAAGCTCATCAATTGTGAGGGCATAACACTGGTTTTTCAAGTGGTTTCGGACGGTAAAAGAACTACACACCACTCCAAGAATAGTGATGCTTCAGTTCGTGCGGAAAAAGGATGCCGTTTCAATCCCCGTTATGATTTTGATGCCTTTATTGTCGGCAACGCCAACCGTTTGGCCCATGCCGCAGCGCTGTCCGCCGCTCAAAAACCTGGAGACGGCTACAATCCGCTATTCATCCATGGTTCAAGCGGCCTGGGGAAAACCCATCTATTGCAGGCTATAGGACAGACAGCGGAGCGCGCCGGCAAGAAGGTGTGTTATGTTTCAGGCGAACAGTTTACCTCAGAGTTTGTCGCCGCAATAAGAGAAAAGCGGGCCGATGAGTTCCGTGAGCGCTACCGAAGTGTAGATATTCTCCTGATTGATGATATCCAATTTATTGCAGGCAAAGCCCAAACCGAGGAGAGCTTTTTCCACACATTCAATGAACTGCACAATTCCAATAAACAGATTGTGTTGTCGGCAGATTCACCACCGAAAGCTATATCCCAGCTTGAAGACCGCTTGCGTTCCCGTTTTGAGTGGGGACTGACCACGGAAATATCACCTCCGGATGAGAAAATGCGTTTAGCTATTCTGAAAGCCCGGGCTGAAGAAACCGGGGCGGAGCTTGCTCCTGATGTTCTGGATTATTTAGCTGCTGAAACTATCCGCAATATCCGGGAACTGGAGGGCAACCTCAATCGGGTGATGGCTTATTCCCGTTTGCTTCGTTCATCTGTGACCCCGGAACTCGCCCGAAAAGCCCTGAAGAATCTGGTGGATGAGCCGACCGAAAAGACGGCCAATACACCGCAACTGTTGCTGGGAACGGTGGCGGAGTGTTTTGATATGAGCGCCGAAGATCTGCTTGGCCGCTGCCGCGATAAAGAAACGGCAACCGCCCGTCAGGTTGCCATGTATGTACTTAAGAGTCAAAACATGTGGTCGCTGGGGGAGATTGGACGACTGGTGGGCGACCGCACCGCGGCCACCGTCAGTCATTCATGTGACAAAATCGCCCGGGAGCTTGAGTATAACCCATTGTTGAAGCGCAAACTCATTGACATTGAAAGCCGTCTTGACCGGAAGTAGAAGCTTATCCTCTGGCTAATTGGGGCAACTAAAAAAGAGGGGTTAACCCCTCTTTTTAATGCGGACACAGAATCAGTCTCTAGCTATTTGGTGGCAGCGTTGAGC
This region includes:
- the dnaA gene encoding chromosomal replication initiator protein, which codes for MPTEQTKSMTAPVQVWETALGELECSLSRPNFRTWYSRTVGLSYENGCFAIGVPNAFVAEYLENNQRSVIEKTLIKLINCEGITLVFQVVSDGKRTTHHSKNSDASVRAEKGCRFNPRYDFDAFIVGNANRLAHAAALSAAQKPGDGYNPLFIHGSSGLGKTHLLQAIGQTAERAGKKVCYVSGEQFTSEFVAAIREKRADEFRERYRSVDILLIDDIQFIAGKAQTEESFFHTFNELHNSNKQIVLSADSPPKAISQLEDRLRSRFEWGLTTEISPPDEKMRLAILKARAEETGAELAPDVLDYLAAETIRNIRELEGNLNRVMAYSRLLRSSVTPELARKALKNLVDEPTEKTANTPQLLLGTVAECFDMSAEDLLGRCRDKETATARQVAMYVLKSQNMWSLGEIGRLVGDRTAATVSHSCDKIARELEYNPLLKRKLIDIESRLDRK